One region of Oryza sativa Japonica Group chromosome 10, ASM3414082v1 genomic DNA includes:
- the LOC9270108 gene encoding proline-rich protein 4, which produces MAAVARALVLGAVVVCAAVVMAVTAAADGEAAAAVVVGLAKCGGCSRKNMKAQDAFKGLQVAIKCRNGDGEYESKAVGDLDGDGAFSVPLAADDLHGAADCFAQLHSAESSTPCPGQEPSKIVPLSSTTDNGGDKANTFVAVAGKRMRYSSSAECNSAFLCPFFDYFHKRPQGPKPTPLPKPTPANGGGAANGGGAAAPSPSPPAGISQLN; this is translated from the exons ATGGCAGCGGTAGCACGAGCACTAGtcctcggcgccgtcgtcgtctgcgccgccgtcgtgatGGCTGTCAccgccgcggcggacggcgaggcggcggcggcggtcgtcgtCGGCTTGGCCAAGTGCGGTGGCTGCTCCAGGAAGAACATGAAGGCGCAGGATGCTTTCAAGG GTCTCCAGGTGGCGATCAAGTGcaggaacggcgacggcgagtacGAGAGCAAGGCCGTCGGcgacctcgacggcgacggcgccttcagcgtgcccctcgccgccgacgacctccacggcgccgccgactGCTTTGCGCAGCTGCACAGCGCGGAGAGCAGCACGCCGTGCCCCGGGCAGGAGCCGTCCAAGATCGTGCCGCTGTCGTCAACAACGGACAACGGCGGTGATAAGGCTAACaccttcgtcgccgtcgccggcaagaGGATGCGCTACTCGTCGTCGGCGGAGTGCAACTCGGCGTTCCTGTGCCCCTTCTTCGACTACTTCCACAAGAGACCCCAAGGCCCCAAGCCGACGCCGTTGCCGAAGCCGACGCCGGCGAACGGTGGTGGCGCGGCGAACGGTGGCGGAGCTGCGGCGCCGTCTCCCAGCCCTCCGGCCGGCATATCACAGCTGAATTAA
- the LOC9272546 gene encoding uncharacterized protein, protein MALACASHLRRLGAGAPARSFHAHPYQAKVGVVEFLNGVGKGVETHAAKVEEAVGGDLQSLLHARTLRLKKLGIPCKQRKLILSFAHKYRLGLWKPQAESKKTQ, encoded by the exons ATGGCCCTCGCGTGTGCGTCTCATTTGCGCCGCCTCGGAGCCGGAGCTCCGGCGAGATCCTTCCACGCGCATCCGTACCAAG CCAAGGTCGGCGTGGTGGAGTTCCTGAACGGGGTCGGGAAGGGGGTGGAGACGCACGCCGccaaggtggaggaggcggtcggcggcgacctccAGAGCCTCCTCCACGCCCGCACTCTGCGGCTCAAGAAGCTCGGCATCCCCTGCAAGCAG AGGAAATTAATTTTGAGTTTCGCTCACAAGTATCGTCTTGGTCTTTGGAAGCCCCAAGCAGAATCCAAGAAAACACAGTGA
- the LOC4348119 gene encoding uncharacterized protein, giving the protein MAAAGRVLALLAVLMAVAAHGEAASVVVGLAKCGDCTRKNMKAKAAFKGLRVAIKCKNGADGEYETKAAGKLDGAGAFRVPLAADLRGADCVAQLHSAAHNNAACPGQEPSRVMQLSERTFVAVAGKTHYVSPVCASATICEPIKKHFFDHFHHNKPAPAAPSTKPAPKPHPDQPPHPKPTPTYGTPSPYHPPARN; this is encoded by the exons ATGGCTGCAGCAGGTAGAGTGCTAGCTCTCCTCGCAGTCCTCATGGCGGTCGCCGCCCATGGCGAGGCGGCGTCGGTCGTCGTCGGCCTCGCCAAGTGCGGCGACTGCACCAGGAAGAACATGAAGGCCAAGGCCGCCTTCAAGG GTCTCCGTGTGGCGATCAAGTGCAAgaacggcgccgacggcgagtACGAGACGAAGGCAGCCGGGAagctcgacggcgccggcgcttTCCGtgtgccgctcgccgccgacctccgcggGGCCGACTGCGTGGCGCAACTCCACAGCGCGGCGCATAACAACGCGGCGTGCCCGGGGCAGGAGCCGTCGAGGGTCATGCAGCTGTCGGAGCGCaccttcgtcgccgtcgccggcaagaCCCACTATGTGTCGCCGGTGTGCGCGTCGGCGACCATCTGCGAGCCCATCAAGAAGCACTTCTTCGACCACTTCCACCACAACAAGCCGGCGCCCGCCGCACCGTCGACCAAGCCAGCGCCCAAGCCGCACCCCGACCAGCCGCCGCACCCTAAGCCGACGCCGACGTACGGAACACCGAGCCCGTACCACCCGCCGGCGAGGAACTAA